A genome region from Chelonia mydas isolate rCheMyd1 chromosome 12, rCheMyd1.pri.v2, whole genome shotgun sequence includes the following:
- the DERPC gene encoding decreased expression in renal and prostate cancer protein isoform X9, whose amino-acid sequence MKEPRPHTRERPAPWTRAQLLSRGQGAGPMGANSAPFPRASGLLGVNPAPIPRGVGLQNMSQALLPRPGGLLGTTPAPMPGGAMSLGQNCAPGVRGTRLQDTSQVPFPRAGGLLSISPTPIPRGMGALGLNPTILPRAGGLLSTSPAPTFLGTGAMGPSPATLPRAGGLLGPSPVHTPRAGGLLGPSPVHTPRAGGLLGPSPTSTPRGMGAMGQNPATLPRAGGLLGSSPAPIPKAGGLLGTSPASIPRGTGALGPRAGPVPMAPGALGPRPGPVPVAPGALGPRPGPVPVAPGALGPRPALGPMVTRALGPSPGPITRAGGLLGTSPAPIPRGTGALGPSPAPIPVGTGGLGRSPAPIVRAGGLLGPSPAPMPRGTGALGPSPAPMLRSAGLFATRPADTLPMNPFSFPREGGPSSATPATITGVGLPLTMNLASSPRAGCLLGMSPAPLPRTTSSLGMSTAPITRGPAMLDTRPAGPLGQSPFPRAAGPQSVNLTPFPRVCEPQSMNPVPFSKAAGPLGPNSTPCPRPAGPLGPNPAPCPRPAVLFPNGILPSPINNTARLRWC is encoded by the exons ATGAAAGAGCCCCGGCCCCATACCAGAGAGCGTCCTGCCCCCTGGACACGAGCCCAGCTTCTGTcccgagggcagggggctgggcccatGGGGGCAAACTCAGCTCCCTTCCCTAGAGCATCCGGACTCCTGGGCGTAAATCCAGCTCCCATCCCAAGAGGAGTTGGACTCCAAAACATGAGCCAGGCTCTCCTCCCAAGGCCTGGTGGCCTCTTGGGTACAACTCCAGCTCCCATGCCAGGTGGGGCCATGTCCTTGGGCCAGAACTGTGCTCCTGGTGTAAGGGGGACCAGACTTCAAGACACAAGTCAAGTTCCCTTCCCCAGGGCAGGTGGCCTCTTGAGCATTAGCCCGACTCCCATCCCAAGGGGCATGGGAGCCCTGGGCCTGAACCCAACTATCCTCCCAAGGGCAGGTGGCCTCCTGAGCACTAGCCCGGCTCCCACCTTTCTGGGAACTGGAGCCATGGGCCCAAGCCCAGCTACCCTACCAAGGGCAGGTGGCCTCCTGGGCCCAAGCCCAGTTCACACCCCAAGGGCAGGTGGCCTCCTGGGCCCAAGCCCAGTTCACACCCCAAGGGCAGGTGGCCTCCTGGGCCCAAGCCCAACTTCCACCCCCAGGGGCATGGGTGCCATGGGCCAGAATCCAGCTACTCTTCCAAGAGCAGGTGGgctcctgggctccagcccagctcccatcCCTAAAGCAGGTGGCCTCCTAGGCACTAGTCCGGCTTCCATCCCAAGGGgcactggagccctgggccccagagcaGGTCCTGTCCCGATGGCGCCCGGCGCCCTGGGCCCCAGACCAGGTCCTGTCCCGGTGGCGCCCGGCGCCCTGGGCCCCAGACCAGGTCCTGTCCCGGTGGCGCCCGGCGCCCTGGGCCCCAGACCAG CTCTTGGCCCAATGGtgaccagagccctgggccctagcCCAGGTCCCATCACAAGGGCAGGTGGCCTCCTTGGCACTAGTCCGGCTCCCATCCCACGGGgcactggagccctgggcccgAGTCCAGCTCCCATCCCAGTGGGGACGGGAGGTCTGGGCCGAAGTCCAGCTCCCATCGTGAGGGCAGGTGGCCTCCTAGGCCCAAGCCCAGCTCCCATGCCGAGGGggactggagccctgggcccaaGCCCGGCTCCCATGCTGAGGTCAGCTGGCCTCTTTGCCACTCGACCAGCTGACACCCTACCTATGAATCCATTCTCCTTTCCAAGGGAGGGAGGCCCCTCAAGTGCAACCCCAGCTACCATCACAGGAGTTGGCTTACCCTTGACCATGAACCTGGCTTCCAGCCCAAGGGCTGGTTGCCTCCTAGGCATGAGCCCAGCTCCACTTCCAAGAACAACTAGCTCCCTGGGTATGAGCACAGCTCCCATCACACGGGGGCCTGCCATGCTGGACACTAGACCTGCTGGTCCCCTAGGTcagtctcccttccccagggcagcTGGTCCCCAAAGTGTAAACCTGACTCCCTTCCCCAGGGTGTGTGAGCCCCAGAGCATGAACCCAGTCCCCTTCTCCAAAGCAGCTGGCCCCCTGGGGCCAaactcaactccctgccccaggccagctggCCCCCTAGGGCCaaacccagctccctgccctaggCCAGCTGTCCTCTTTCCTAATGGGATATTGCCATCTCCCATTAACAACACAGCCAGGCTGCGGTGGTGCTGA
- the DERPC gene encoding decreased expression in renal and prostate cancer protein isoform X5, producing the protein MKEPRPHTRERPAPWTRAQLLSRGQGAGPMGANSAPFPRASGLLGVNPAPIPRGVGLQNMSQALLPRPGGLLGTTPAPMPGGAMSLGQNCAPGVRGTRLQDTSQVPFPRAGGLLSISPTPIPRGMGALGLNPTILPRAGGLLSTSPAPTFLGTGAMGPSPATLPRAGGLLGPSPVHTPRAGGLLGPSPVHTPRGMGAMGQNPATLPRAGGLLGSSPAPIPKAGGLLGTSPASIPRGTGALGPRAGPVPMAPGALGPRPGPVPVAPGALGPRPGPVPVAPGALGPRPGPVPVAPGALGPRPGLVPTAGGLLGPSPALGPMVTRALGPSPGPITRAGGLLGTSPAPIPRGTGALGPSPAPIPVGTGGLGRSPAPIVRAGGLLGPSPAPMPRGTGALGPSPAPMLRSAGLFATRPADTLPMNPFSFPREGGPSSATPATITGVGLPLTMNLASSPRAGCLLGMSPAPLPRTTSSLGMSTAPITRGPAMLDTRPAGPLGQSPFPRAAGPQSVNLTPFPRVCEPQSMNPVPFSKAAGPLGPNSTPCPRPAGPLGPNPAPCPRPAVLFPNGILPSPINNTARLRWC; encoded by the exons ATGAAAGAGCCCCGGCCCCATACCAGAGAGCGTCCTGCCCCCTGGACACGAGCCCAGCTTCTGTcccgagggcagggggctgggcccatGGGGGCAAACTCAGCTCCCTTCCCTAGAGCATCCGGACTCCTGGGCGTAAATCCAGCTCCCATCCCAAGAGGAGTTGGACTCCAAAACATGAGCCAGGCTCTCCTCCCAAGGCCTGGTGGCCTCTTGGGTACAACTCCAGCTCCCATGCCAGGTGGGGCCATGTCCTTGGGCCAGAACTGTGCTCCTGGTGTAAGGGGGACCAGACTTCAAGACACAAGTCAAGTTCCCTTCCCCAGGGCAGGTGGCCTCTTGAGCATTAGCCCGACTCCCATCCCAAGGGGCATGGGAGCCCTGGGCCTGAACCCAACTATCCTCCCAAGGGCAGGTGGCCTCCTGAGCACTAGCCCGGCTCCCACCTTTCTGGGAACTGGAGCCATGGGCCCAAGCCCAGCTACCCTACCAAGGGCAGGTGGCCTCCTGGGCCCAAGCCCAGTTCACACCCCAAGGGCAGGTGGCCTCCTGGGCCCAAGCCCAGTTCACACCCCAAG GGGCATGGGTGCCATGGGCCAGAATCCAGCTACTCTTCCAAGAGCAGGTGGgctcctgggctccagcccagctcccatcCCTAAAGCAGGTGGCCTCCTAGGCACTAGTCCGGCTTCCATCCCAAGGGgcactggagccctgggccccagagcaGGTCCTGTCCCGATGGCGCCCGGCGCCCTGGGCCCCAGACCAGGTCCTGTCCCGGTGGCGCCCGGCGCCCTGGGCCCCAGACCAGGTCCTGTCCCGGTGGCGCCCGGCGCCCTGGGCCCCAGACCAGGTCCTGTCCCGGTGGCGCCCGGCGCCCTGGGCCCCAGACCAGGTCTCGTTCCTACAGCAGGTGGCCTCCTGGGCCCTAGCCCAGCTCTTGGCCCAATGGtgaccagagccctgggccctagcCCAGGTCCCATCACAAGGGCAGGTGGCCTCCTTGGCACTAGTCCGGCTCCCATCCCACGGGgcactggagccctgggcccgAGTCCAGCTCCCATCCCAGTGGGGACGGGAGGTCTGGGCCGAAGTCCAGCTCCCATCGTGAGGGCAGGTGGCCTCCTAGGCCCAAGCCCAGCTCCCATGCCGAGGGggactggagccctgggcccaaGCCCGGCTCCCATGCTGAGGTCAGCTGGCCTCTTTGCCACTCGACCAGCTGACACCCTACCTATGAATCCATTCTCCTTTCCAAGGGAGGGAGGCCCCTCAAGTGCAACCCCAGCTACCATCACAGGAGTTGGCTTACCCTTGACCATGAACCTGGCTTCCAGCCCAAGGGCTGGTTGCCTCCTAGGCATGAGCCCAGCTCCACTTCCAAGAACAACTAGCTCCCTGGGTATGAGCACAGCTCCCATCACACGGGGGCCTGCCATGCTGGACACTAGACCTGCTGGTCCCCTAGGTcagtctcccttccccagggcagcTGGTCCCCAAAGTGTAAACCTGACTCCCTTCCCCAGGGTGTGTGAGCCCCAGAGCATGAACCCAGTCCCCTTCTCCAAAGCAGCTGGCCCCCTGGGGCCAaactcaactccctgccccaggccagctggCCCCCTAGGGCCaaacccagctccctgccctaggCCAGCTGTCCTCTTTCCTAATGGGATATTGCCATCTCCCATTAACAACACAGCCAGGCTGCGGTGGTGCTGA
- the DERPC gene encoding decreased expression in renal and prostate cancer protein isoform X6 has product MKEPRPHTRERPAPWTRAQLLSRGQGAGPMGANSAPFPRASGLLGVNPAPIPRGVGLQNMSQALLPRPGGLLGTTPAPMPGGAMSLGQNCAPGVRGTRLQDTSQVPFPRAGGLLSISPTPIPRGMGALGLNPTILPRAGGLLSTSPAPTFLGTGAMGPSPATLPRAGGLLGPSPVHTPRAGGLLGPSPVHTPRAGGLLGPSPTSTPRGMGAMGQNPATLPRAGGLLGSSPAPIPKAGGLLGTSPASIPRGTGALGPRAGPVPVAPGALGPRPGPVPVAPGALGPRPGPVPVAPGALGPRPGLVPTAGGLLGPSPALGPMVTRALGPSPGPITRAGGLLGTSPAPIPRGTGALGPSPAPIPVGTGGLGRSPAPIVRAGGLLGPSPAPMPRGTGALGPSPAPMLRSAGLFATRPADTLPMNPFSFPREGGPSSATPATITGVGLPLTMNLASSPRAGCLLGMSPAPLPRTTSSLGMSTAPITRGPAMLDTRPAGPLGQSPFPRAAGPQSVNLTPFPRVCEPQSMNPVPFSKAAGPLGPNSTPCPRPAGPLGPNPAPCPRPAVLFPNGILPSPINNTARLRWC; this is encoded by the exons ATGAAAGAGCCCCGGCCCCATACCAGAGAGCGTCCTGCCCCCTGGACACGAGCCCAGCTTCTGTcccgagggcagggggctgggcccatGGGGGCAAACTCAGCTCCCTTCCCTAGAGCATCCGGACTCCTGGGCGTAAATCCAGCTCCCATCCCAAGAGGAGTTGGACTCCAAAACATGAGCCAGGCTCTCCTCCCAAGGCCTGGTGGCCTCTTGGGTACAACTCCAGCTCCCATGCCAGGTGGGGCCATGTCCTTGGGCCAGAACTGTGCTCCTGGTGTAAGGGGGACCAGACTTCAAGACACAAGTCAAGTTCCCTTCCCCAGGGCAGGTGGCCTCTTGAGCATTAGCCCGACTCCCATCCCAAGGGGCATGGGAGCCCTGGGCCTGAACCCAACTATCCTCCCAAGGGCAGGTGGCCTCCTGAGCACTAGCCCGGCTCCCACCTTTCTGGGAACTGGAGCCATGGGCCCAAGCCCAGCTACCCTACCAAGGGCAGGTGGCCTCCTGGGCCCAAGCCCAGTTCACACCCCAAGGGCAGGTGGCCTCCTGGGCCCAAGCCCAGTTCACACCCCAAGGGCAGGTGGCCTCCTGGGCCCAAGCCCAACTTCCACCCCCAGGGGCATGGGTGCCATGGGCCAGAATCCAGCTACTCTTCCAAGAGCAGGTGGgctcctgggctccagcccagctcccatcCCTAAAGCAGGTGGCCTCCTAGGCACTAGTCCGGCTTCCATCCCAAGGGgcactggagccctgggccccagagcaG GTCCTGTCCCGGTGGCGCCCGGCGCCCTGGGCCCCAGACCAGGTCCTGTCCCGGTGGCGCCCGGCGCCCTGGGCCCCAGACCAGGTCCTGTCCCGGTGGCGCCCGGCGCCCTGGGCCCCAGACCAGGTCTCGTTCCTACAGCAGGTGGCCTCCTGGGCCCTAGCCCAGCTCTTGGCCCAATGGtgaccagagccctgggccctagcCCAGGTCCCATCACAAGGGCAGGTGGCCTCCTTGGCACTAGTCCGGCTCCCATCCCACGGGgcactggagccctgggcccgAGTCCAGCTCCCATCCCAGTGGGGACGGGAGGTCTGGGCCGAAGTCCAGCTCCCATCGTGAGGGCAGGTGGCCTCCTAGGCCCAAGCCCAGCTCCCATGCCGAGGGggactggagccctgggcccaaGCCCGGCTCCCATGCTGAGGTCAGCTGGCCTCTTTGCCACTCGACCAGCTGACACCCTACCTATGAATCCATTCTCCTTTCCAAGGGAGGGAGGCCCCTCAAGTGCAACCCCAGCTACCATCACAGGAGTTGGCTTACCCTTGACCATGAACCTGGCTTCCAGCCCAAGGGCTGGTTGCCTCCTAGGCATGAGCCCAGCTCCACTTCCAAGAACAACTAGCTCCCTGGGTATGAGCACAGCTCCCATCACACGGGGGCCTGCCATGCTGGACACTAGACCTGCTGGTCCCCTAGGTcagtctcccttccccagggcagcTGGTCCCCAAAGTGTAAACCTGACTCCCTTCCCCAGGGTGTGTGAGCCCCAGAGCATGAACCCAGTCCCCTTCTCCAAAGCAGCTGGCCCCCTGGGGCCAaactcaactccctgccccaggccagctggCCCCCTAGGGCCaaacccagctccctgccctaggCCAGCTGTCCTCTTTCCTAATGGGATATTGCCATCTCCCATTAACAACACAGCCAGGCTGCGGTGGTGCTGA
- the DERPC gene encoding decreased expression in renal and prostate cancer protein isoform X4 produces the protein MKEPRPHTRERPAPWTRAQLLSRGQGAGPMGANSAPFPRASGLLGVNPAPIPRGVGLQNMSQALLPRPGGLLGTTPAPMPGGAMSLGQNCAPGVRGTRLQDTSQVPFPRAGGLLSISPTPIPRGMGALGLNPTILPRAGGLLSTSPAPTFLGTGAMGPSPATLPRAGGLLGPSPVHTPRAGGLLGPSPVHTPRAGGLLGPSPTSTPRGMGAMGQNPATLPRAGGLLGSSPAPIPKAGGLLGTSPASIPRGTGALGPRAGPVPMAPGALGPRPGPVPVAPGALGPRPGPVPVAPGALGPRPGLVPTAGGLLGPSPALGPMVTRALGPSPGPITRAGGLLGTSPAPIPRGTGALGPSPAPIPVGTGGLGRSPAPIVRAGGLLGPSPAPMPRGTGALGPSPAPMLRSAGLFATRPADTLPMNPFSFPREGGPSSATPATITGVGLPLTMNLASSPRAGCLLGMSPAPLPRTTSSLGMSTAPITRGPAMLDTRPAGPLGQSPFPRAAGPQSVNLTPFPRVCEPQSMNPVPFSKAAGPLGPNSTPCPRPAGPLGPNPAPCPRPAVLFPNGILPSPINNTARLRWC, from the exons ATGAAAGAGCCCCGGCCCCATACCAGAGAGCGTCCTGCCCCCTGGACACGAGCCCAGCTTCTGTcccgagggcagggggctgggcccatGGGGGCAAACTCAGCTCCCTTCCCTAGAGCATCCGGACTCCTGGGCGTAAATCCAGCTCCCATCCCAAGAGGAGTTGGACTCCAAAACATGAGCCAGGCTCTCCTCCCAAGGCCTGGTGGCCTCTTGGGTACAACTCCAGCTCCCATGCCAGGTGGGGCCATGTCCTTGGGCCAGAACTGTGCTCCTGGTGTAAGGGGGACCAGACTTCAAGACACAAGTCAAGTTCCCTTCCCCAGGGCAGGTGGCCTCTTGAGCATTAGCCCGACTCCCATCCCAAGGGGCATGGGAGCCCTGGGCCTGAACCCAACTATCCTCCCAAGGGCAGGTGGCCTCCTGAGCACTAGCCCGGCTCCCACCTTTCTGGGAACTGGAGCCATGGGCCCAAGCCCAGCTACCCTACCAAGGGCAGGTGGCCTCCTGGGCCCAAGCCCAGTTCACACCCCAAGGGCAGGTGGCCTCCTGGGCCCAAGCCCAGTTCACACCCCAAGGGCAGGTGGCCTCCTGGGCCCAAGCCCAACTTCCACCCCCAGGGGCATGGGTGCCATGGGCCAGAATCCAGCTACTCTTCCAAGAGCAGGTGGgctcctgggctccagcccagctcccatcCCTAAAGCAGGTGGCCTCCTAGGCACTAGTCCGGCTTCCATCCCAAGGGgcactggagccctgggccccagagcaGGTCCTGTCCCGATGGCGCCCGGCGCCCTGGGCCCCAGACCAGGTCCTGTCCCGGTGGCGCCCGGCGCCCTGGGCCCCAGACCAGGTCCTGTCCCGGTGGCGCCCGGCGCCCTGGGCCCCAGACCAG GTCTCGTTCCTACAGCAGGTGGCCTCCTGGGCCCTAGCCCAGCTCTTGGCCCAATGGtgaccagagccctgggccctagcCCAGGTCCCATCACAAGGGCAGGTGGCCTCCTTGGCACTAGTCCGGCTCCCATCCCACGGGgcactggagccctgggcccgAGTCCAGCTCCCATCCCAGTGGGGACGGGAGGTCTGGGCCGAAGTCCAGCTCCCATCGTGAGGGCAGGTGGCCTCCTAGGCCCAAGCCCAGCTCCCATGCCGAGGGggactggagccctgggcccaaGCCCGGCTCCCATGCTGAGGTCAGCTGGCCTCTTTGCCACTCGACCAGCTGACACCCTACCTATGAATCCATTCTCCTTTCCAAGGGAGGGAGGCCCCTCAAGTGCAACCCCAGCTACCATCACAGGAGTTGGCTTACCCTTGACCATGAACCTGGCTTCCAGCCCAAGGGCTGGTTGCCTCCTAGGCATGAGCCCAGCTCCACTTCCAAGAACAACTAGCTCCCTGGGTATGAGCACAGCTCCCATCACACGGGGGCCTGCCATGCTGGACACTAGACCTGCTGGTCCCCTAGGTcagtctcccttccccagggcagcTGGTCCCCAAAGTGTAAACCTGACTCCCTTCCCCAGGGTGTGTGAGCCCCAGAGCATGAACCCAGTCCCCTTCTCCAAAGCAGCTGGCCCCCTGGGGCCAaactcaactccctgccccaggccagctggCCCCCTAGGGCCaaacccagctccctgccctaggCCAGCTGTCCTCTTTCCTAATGGGATATTGCCATCTCCCATTAACAACACAGCCAGGCTGCGGTGGTGCTGA
- the DERPC gene encoding decreased expression in renal and prostate cancer protein isoform X11, with translation MKEPRPHTRERPAPWTRAQLLSRGQGAGPMGANSAPFPRASGLLGVNPAPIPRGVGLQNMSQALLPRPGGLLGTTPAPMPGGAMSLGQNCAPGVRGTRLQDTSQVPFPRAGGLLSISPTPIPRGMGALGLNPTILPRAGGLLSTSPAPTFLGTGAMGPSPATLPRAGGLLGPSPVHTPRAGGLLGPSPVHTPRAGGLLGPSPTSTPRGMGAMGQNPATLPRAGGLLGSSPAPIPKAGGLLGTSPASIPRGTGALGPRAGPVPMAPGALGPRPGPVPVAPGALGPRPALGPMVTRALGPSPGPITRAGGLLGTSPAPIPRGTGALGPSPAPIPVGTGGLGRSPAPIVRAGGLLGPSPAPMPRGTGALGPSPAPMLRSAGLFATRPADTLPMNPFSFPREGGPSSATPATITGVGLPLTMNLASSPRAGCLLGMSPAPLPRTTSSLGMSTAPITRGPAMLDTRPAGPLGQSPFPRAAGPQSVNLTPFPRVCEPQSMNPVPFSKAAGPLGPNSTPCPRPAGPLGPNPAPCPRPAVLFPNGILPSPINNTARLRWC, from the exons ATGAAAGAGCCCCGGCCCCATACCAGAGAGCGTCCTGCCCCCTGGACACGAGCCCAGCTTCTGTcccgagggcagggggctgggcccatGGGGGCAAACTCAGCTCCCTTCCCTAGAGCATCCGGACTCCTGGGCGTAAATCCAGCTCCCATCCCAAGAGGAGTTGGACTCCAAAACATGAGCCAGGCTCTCCTCCCAAGGCCTGGTGGCCTCTTGGGTACAACTCCAGCTCCCATGCCAGGTGGGGCCATGTCCTTGGGCCAGAACTGTGCTCCTGGTGTAAGGGGGACCAGACTTCAAGACACAAGTCAAGTTCCCTTCCCCAGGGCAGGTGGCCTCTTGAGCATTAGCCCGACTCCCATCCCAAGGGGCATGGGAGCCCTGGGCCTGAACCCAACTATCCTCCCAAGGGCAGGTGGCCTCCTGAGCACTAGCCCGGCTCCCACCTTTCTGGGAACTGGAGCCATGGGCCCAAGCCCAGCTACCCTACCAAGGGCAGGTGGCCTCCTGGGCCCAAGCCCAGTTCACACCCCAAGGGCAGGTGGCCTCCTGGGCCCAAGCCCAGTTCACACCCCAAGGGCAGGTGGCCTCCTGGGCCCAAGCCCAACTTCCACCCCCAGGGGCATGGGTGCCATGGGCCAGAATCCAGCTACTCTTCCAAGAGCAGGTGGgctcctgggctccagcccagctcccatcCCTAAAGCAGGTGGCCTCCTAGGCACTAGTCCGGCTTCCATCCCAAGGGgcactggagccctgggccccagagcaGGTCCTGTCCCGATGGCGCCCGGCGCCCTGGGCCCCAGACCAGGTCCTGTCCCGGTGGCGCCCGGCGCCCTGGGCCCCAGACCAG CTCTTGGCCCAATGGtgaccagagccctgggccctagcCCAGGTCCCATCACAAGGGCAGGTGGCCTCCTTGGCACTAGTCCGGCTCCCATCCCACGGGgcactggagccctgggcccgAGTCCAGCTCCCATCCCAGTGGGGACGGGAGGTCTGGGCCGAAGTCCAGCTCCCATCGTGAGGGCAGGTGGCCTCCTAGGCCCAAGCCCAGCTCCCATGCCGAGGGggactggagccctgggcccaaGCCCGGCTCCCATGCTGAGGTCAGCTGGCCTCTTTGCCACTCGACCAGCTGACACCCTACCTATGAATCCATTCTCCTTTCCAAGGGAGGGAGGCCCCTCAAGTGCAACCCCAGCTACCATCACAGGAGTTGGCTTACCCTTGACCATGAACCTGGCTTCCAGCCCAAGGGCTGGTTGCCTCCTAGGCATGAGCCCAGCTCCACTTCCAAGAACAACTAGCTCCCTGGGTATGAGCACAGCTCCCATCACACGGGGGCCTGCCATGCTGGACACTAGACCTGCTGGTCCCCTAGGTcagtctcccttccccagggcagcTGGTCCCCAAAGTGTAAACCTGACTCCCTTCCCCAGGGTGTGTGAGCCCCAGAGCATGAACCCAGTCCCCTTCTCCAAAGCAGCTGGCCCCCTGGGGCCAaactcaactccctgccccaggccagctggCCCCCTAGGGCCaaacccagctccctgccctaggCCAGCTGTCCTCTTTCCTAATGGGATATTGCCATCTCCCATTAACAACACAGCCAGGCTGCGGTGGTGCTGA
- the DERPC gene encoding decreased expression in renal and prostate cancer protein isoform X10, producing the protein MKEPRPHTRERPAPWTRAQLLSRGQGAGPMGANSAPFPRASGLLGVNPAPIPRGVGLQNMSQALLPRPGGLLGTTPAPMPGGAMSLGQNCAPGVRGTRLQDTSQVPFPRAGGLLSISPTPIPRGMGALGLNPTILPRAGGLLSTSPAPTFLGTGAMGPSPATLPRAGGLLGPSPVHTPRAGGLLGPSPVHTPRAGGLLGPSPTSTPRGMGAMGQNPATLPRAGGLLGSSPAPIPKAGGLLGTSPASIPRGTGALGPRAGPVPMAPGALGPRPGPVPVAPGALGPRPGLVPTAGGLLGPSPALGPMVTRALGPSPGPITRAGGLLGTSPAPIPRGTGALGPSPAPIPVGTGGLGRSPAPIVRAGGLLGPSPAPMPRGTGALGPSPAPMLRSAGLFATRPADTLPMNPFSFPREGGPSSATPATITGVGLPLTMNLASSPRAGCLLGMSPAPLPRTTSSLGMSTAPITRGPAMLDTRPAGPLGQSPFPRAAGPQSVNLTPFPRVCEPQSMNPVPFSKAAGPLGPNSTPCPRPAGPLGPNPAPCPRPAVLFPNGILPSPINNTARLRWC; encoded by the exons ATGAAAGAGCCCCGGCCCCATACCAGAGAGCGTCCTGCCCCCTGGACACGAGCCCAGCTTCTGTcccgagggcagggggctgggcccatGGGGGCAAACTCAGCTCCCTTCCCTAGAGCATCCGGACTCCTGGGCGTAAATCCAGCTCCCATCCCAAGAGGAGTTGGACTCCAAAACATGAGCCAGGCTCTCCTCCCAAGGCCTGGTGGCCTCTTGGGTACAACTCCAGCTCCCATGCCAGGTGGGGCCATGTCCTTGGGCCAGAACTGTGCTCCTGGTGTAAGGGGGACCAGACTTCAAGACACAAGTCAAGTTCCCTTCCCCAGGGCAGGTGGCCTCTTGAGCATTAGCCCGACTCCCATCCCAAGGGGCATGGGAGCCCTGGGCCTGAACCCAACTATCCTCCCAAGGGCAGGTGGCCTCCTGAGCACTAGCCCGGCTCCCACCTTTCTGGGAACTGGAGCCATGGGCCCAAGCCCAGCTACCCTACCAAGGGCAGGTGGCCTCCTGGGCCCAAGCCCAGTTCACACCCCAAGGGCAGGTGGCCTCCTGGGCCCAAGCCCAGTTCACACCCCAAGGGCAGGTGGCCTCCTGGGCCCAAGCCCAACTTCCACCCCCAGGGGCATGGGTGCCATGGGCCAGAATCCAGCTACTCTTCCAAGAGCAGGTGGgctcctgggctccagcccagctcccatcCCTAAAGCAGGTGGCCTCCTAGGCACTAGTCCGGCTTCCATCCCAAGGGgcactggagccctgggccccagagcaGGTCCTGTCCCGATGGCGCCCGGCGCCCTGGGCCCCAGACCAGGTCCTGTCCCGGTGGCGCCCGGCGCCCTGGGCCCCAGACCAG GTCTCGTTCCTACAGCAGGTGGCCTCCTGGGCCCTAGCCCAGCTCTTGGCCCAATGGtgaccagagccctgggccctagcCCAGGTCCCATCACAAGGGCAGGTGGCCTCCTTGGCACTAGTCCGGCTCCCATCCCACGGGgcactggagccctgggcccgAGTCCAGCTCCCATCCCAGTGGGGACGGGAGGTCTGGGCCGAAGTCCAGCTCCCATCGTGAGGGCAGGTGGCCTCCTAGGCCCAAGCCCAGCTCCCATGCCGAGGGggactggagccctgggcccaaGCCCGGCTCCCATGCTGAGGTCAGCTGGCCTCTTTGCCACTCGACCAGCTGACACCCTACCTATGAATCCATTCTCCTTTCCAAGGGAGGGAGGCCCCTCAAGTGCAACCCCAGCTACCATCACAGGAGTTGGCTTACCCTTGACCATGAACCTGGCTTCCAGCCCAAGGGCTGGTTGCCTCCTAGGCATGAGCCCAGCTCCACTTCCAAGAACAACTAGCTCCCTGGGTATGAGCACAGCTCCCATCACACGGGGGCCTGCCATGCTGGACACTAGACCTGCTGGTCCCCTAGGTcagtctcccttccccagggcagcTGGTCCCCAAAGTGTAAACCTGACTCCCTTCCCCAGGGTGTGTGAGCCCCAGAGCATGAACCCAGTCCCCTTCTCCAAAGCAGCTGGCCCCCTGGGGCCAaactcaactccctgccccaggccagctggCCCCCTAGGGCCaaacccagctccctgccctaggCCAGCTGTCCTCTTTCCTAATGGGATATTGCCATCTCCCATTAACAACACAGCCAGGCTGCGGTGGTGCTGA